One genomic window of Candidatus Lernaella stagnicola includes the following:
- a CDS encoding ATP-binding protein, whose translation MESLHLLVVDDELGMRMAVCRALEGFTVHMPEFQGVATVNIDTAASGEEAVEKLQSQAVDILLLDYKLPGISGLDVLERIGKTEIDCLTVMITAYASLETAVTATKRGAYDFLAKPFTPGELKSVVHKAAKHLLLRRQARKLAEEKRRVRFELTSVVAHELKAPLGAIEGYLYLLRDRPAGNDISAYETAVERSIVRLGGMRKLINDLLDLTRLESGQKKRELVDVDLAEIAEQAIETVTPEAQQRDIAVELQASGDLSVVADPGEMEIIFNNLLTNAVKYNRDGGRVDVRVDGSGKRIVIAVQDTGIGMSEDEVAKLFGEFVRIKNPKTRNIMGTGLGLSILKKIAALYGGQVRVESQENIGSTFHVTLDRKTRPPESEPQPAE comes from the coding sequence ATGGAATCACTTCACCTCCTGGTTGTGGACGACGAACTCGGCATGCGCATGGCGGTCTGCCGTGCGTTGGAAGGCTTTACCGTACACATGCCCGAGTTTCAGGGGGTGGCGACGGTCAATATCGATACGGCGGCCAGCGGTGAAGAGGCCGTCGAGAAGTTGCAGTCGCAGGCCGTGGACATCTTGTTGCTTGATTACAAGCTGCCCGGCATTTCGGGTTTGGATGTGTTGGAGAGAATCGGCAAAACCGAGATCGACTGCTTGACCGTCATGATTACCGCGTACGCGTCGTTGGAAACCGCGGTGACCGCCACCAAACGCGGCGCCTACGACTTTTTAGCCAAGCCCTTTACGCCCGGGGAATTGAAATCCGTCGTTCACAAGGCGGCTAAGCACCTTCTGCTGCGTCGCCAGGCGCGCAAGCTGGCTGAGGAAAAACGCCGCGTGCGTTTCGAGTTGACCAGTGTCGTGGCGCACGAACTCAAAGCGCCCCTCGGCGCCATTGAGGGATACCTCTACCTGTTGCGGGACCGCCCGGCGGGTAACGATATCAGTGCCTACGAGACGGCCGTCGAGCGCTCGATCGTGCGTTTGGGCGGGATGCGCAAGCTGATCAACGATCTACTGGATCTGACGCGTTTGGAATCGGGGCAAAAGAAACGCGAGTTGGTGGACGTGGACCTGGCTGAGATTGCCGAGCAAGCCATCGAAACCGTGACGCCCGAAGCGCAGCAGCGGGATATTGCCGTCGAGCTGCAGGCGTCCGGCGATCTGTCGGTCGTGGCCGATCCGGGCGAAATGGAGATTATCTTCAACAACCTGCTGACCAATGCCGTCAAATACAATCGCGACGGCGGGCGGGTCGACGTGCGGGTCGATGGCAGTGGCAAGCGTATCGTGATCGCCGTTCAAGATACGGGCATCGGCATGAGCGAGGACGAAGTGGCCAAGCTGTTCGGCGAATTCGTCCGAATCAAGAACCCCAAAACCCGCAATATCATGGGCACCGGCTTGGGCCTTTCCATCCTTAAAAAAATCGCGGCGCTCTACGGCGGACAGGTGCGTGTCGAGAGTCAGGAGAATATCGGCAGCACCTTCCACGTCACGTTGGACCGCAAGACGCGCCCGCCGGAAAGCGAACCACAGCCCGCCGAGTAG
- a CDS encoding PAS domain S-box protein encodes MSDARKLASFLQGFNFIDDAVLVSMDETGVVFCNEAAEGMLERKAADMIGLGMPEVVPLAGVDEWQKILRRVERTGKWTGEYYLPNGNGARIAVEWSVKRLSPVGFEGRGHIVIARDITTRKKIEQALRESESRCRLVADKVPDIIWQVDTDLNLTFCSPSARRMLGYTEAEIVAGGLGLFMSEEAIGEMRRHADAVIPGTGESRRRRKGWRAEVLHQCKDGRVIQVELTANPLFDNEGNVVGAVGITRDITDRKEKESELRASEERFRQVVESPVAGIAVLDDRGDLIYANGRMAEVLGYEVREMIGRHLTEFIAPAAREELLELFGLRHEGIDPTERHAADVLCRDGEIRTLEFSATEYSEAGGDPYTLVHTIDVTERRRAVSALRESESALRTLLNATHDIALLVDRGGAIEAVNRQFLQQQGGDANTYFGRNLFDLTPAPVVKSRRKHFAEVLETGRPVYYQDEVNGHFYSHSVYPVRDEKGGVVKVGVFSHDETERREAERAMALSERRFRSIAENAPVGIILVSNGEVVYTNREVQQISGRTHEELRGFGVLAAMVPEEHERLIQFVRQVREKGELPAQLLLWVERKDGEKRFVRCQFVSMADPPDLLNRLVVVTDLTDIHHARRALEESEERYRMLIEWSPEAIIVHRNGEFLFVNPAAAKLYGAEKPRDLLGHNVMDVVHPEDREIIAQRWSVIFNERRKVLPTETRGVRLDGSVIDVEAVVVPIDYEGEPAALALIRDISERKWAGNEIRRSQERLQAIFNNAATAICVIDHEQRFVQVNNKWLEVMQYSRDDVLRLLIEDVLPAEDRELGRERAQQLLDGVLADMRLELRFVRRDGCAIWADLSINTLRNERGEVEALIGVAVDITERKRAEQALQLSEERYRIISEMTSDYAYSLRISDDGEPVFEWVTEAFYRTTGYAPEDISFTASWQRIVHPDDAHLAVAHAERLMSGNADTTELRIKTKTGEVRWLRLTGRPIIEQKEGRAVRMYGAAEDITTRRRFEQALRDSEAEKALILSSVSEEIVHLDGDLRVVWANQAALDRNGMPADEMVGRQCSEIWLERRHVCDCCPTRLALSTGRPQRADVYSMGDSRVWRIESNPVLDETGAVVGVVEVGDEITQQHRAEEAARMHEQQMIQADKMITLGHLVSGVAHEINNPNQFIVANVGPLRTICHDVLPLLDRYCEEHGDFLLAGRNYSVRREQMAIMFVNIIEGSKRIKAIVDELRDYAGGRPSQVKQPVEVNEVVRSAIELLQNMIKNATHEFRVEYGDDLPSVQGSFQRLEQVVINLLQNACQAVADDETPIVLSTHENPKGDITIEVKDGGVGIAEEDLVHIIDPFFTTKRSAGGTGLGLSISAKIVADHNGRLEFESKPMRGTVATVTLPPMKPAHRKGEA; translated from the coding sequence ATGTCGGACGCCAGGAAACTAGCTTCGTTTTTGCAGGGTTTCAATTTCATCGACGACGCCGTACTCGTTTCGATGGACGAAACCGGTGTGGTTTTTTGCAACGAAGCCGCCGAAGGAATGTTGGAACGGAAGGCGGCGGACATGATCGGCCTCGGCATGCCCGAAGTCGTTCCGCTGGCCGGCGTCGACGAGTGGCAAAAAATACTGCGGCGCGTGGAGCGCACGGGGAAGTGGACCGGCGAGTATTATCTCCCGAACGGAAACGGCGCCCGTATTGCCGTGGAATGGTCCGTGAAACGGCTGTCGCCGGTCGGCTTCGAAGGGCGCGGCCATATCGTCATAGCGCGCGACATCACGACAAGAAAAAAAATCGAGCAAGCGCTGCGGGAAAGTGAATCGCGGTGCCGCTTGGTTGCCGACAAAGTCCCCGACATCATCTGGCAGGTCGATACCGACTTAAACCTCACGTTTTGCAGCCCTTCGGCAAGAAGGATGCTCGGATACACGGAGGCGGAGATCGTCGCCGGTGGGCTCGGGCTGTTCATGTCCGAGGAAGCGATCGGTGAAATGCGGCGGCACGCCGATGCGGTCATTCCGGGGACCGGAGAATCACGAAGGCGGCGAAAGGGATGGCGGGCCGAAGTCCTCCATCAGTGCAAAGACGGCCGCGTCATCCAAGTGGAACTGACCGCCAACCCGCTCTTCGATAATGAGGGCAATGTGGTCGGCGCCGTGGGTATTACGCGAGATATCACGGATCGAAAAGAGAAAGAGTCCGAACTGCGCGCGAGTGAAGAGCGTTTTCGGCAGGTCGTCGAAAGCCCAGTCGCAGGGATCGCCGTGCTCGATGACCGAGGAGATTTGATATACGCGAACGGCCGCATGGCGGAGGTGCTCGGATACGAGGTTCGGGAAATGATCGGCCGCCATCTGACCGAGTTTATTGCACCGGCTGCCCGCGAGGAGTTGTTGGAACTCTTTGGGCTGCGACACGAAGGTATCGACCCGACCGAGCGGCATGCTGCGGACGTGTTGTGCCGGGACGGCGAGATTCGCACGCTGGAATTCAGCGCAACCGAGTACAGCGAGGCCGGCGGCGACCCGTACACGCTGGTGCACACGATCGACGTCACCGAACGCCGTCGCGCCGTCTCCGCCTTGCGAGAAAGCGAATCGGCCCTGCGCACGCTACTAAACGCCACCCACGATATCGCGCTGCTGGTCGATCGCGGCGGGGCGATTGAGGCGGTCAATCGGCAATTCCTGCAACAACAAGGGGGCGACGCCAACACATACTTCGGCCGAAACCTGTTCGACTTGACACCCGCTCCGGTTGTCAAATCGCGCCGCAAGCATTTTGCCGAAGTGCTCGAAACAGGGCGACCGGTTTATTACCAAGACGAGGTCAACGGCCATTTCTACTCGCACTCCGTATATCCAGTGCGGGACGAGAAAGGCGGCGTGGTCAAAGTCGGGGTGTTCTCGCACGACGAAACCGAGCGACGCGAGGCCGAGCGCGCCATGGCGTTGAGCGAAAGACGTTTCCGCAGCATCGCCGAAAACGCCCCGGTGGGAATTATCCTCGTGTCGAACGGCGAAGTCGTATACACCAACCGCGAAGTGCAGCAGATTTCCGGCCGCACGCACGAAGAGTTGCGCGGGTTCGGCGTTCTGGCGGCGATGGTGCCCGAAGAGCACGAACGGCTCATACAATTCGTTCGGCAGGTGCGCGAAAAAGGCGAACTGCCCGCGCAATTGCTGCTTTGGGTGGAACGTAAAGACGGGGAAAAGCGATTTGTGCGATGCCAGTTCGTCTCGATGGCCGACCCCCCGGATTTGCTCAACCGCCTCGTCGTCGTTACGGATCTGACCGATATCCACCATGCGCGGCGCGCCTTGGAAGAAAGCGAAGAACGCTATCGCATGCTGATCGAGTGGTCGCCCGAGGCGATCATCGTGCACCGAAACGGCGAATTTTTGTTCGTCAATCCCGCGGCCGCAAAGCTGTACGGCGCCGAGAAGCCGCGAGATTTGTTGGGGCACAACGTGATGGACGTCGTTCATCCGGAGGATCGGGAGATCATCGCCCAACGCTGGTCCGTCATTTTCAATGAGCGCCGCAAGGTACTGCCGACCGAGACGCGGGGTGTGCGCTTGGATGGCTCGGTGATCGACGTCGAGGCCGTCGTTGTGCCGATCGACTACGAAGGCGAACCGGCGGCGCTGGCGTTGATCCGCGACATCAGCGAACGAAAATGGGCCGGCAACGAGATACGCCGCAGCCAGGAAAGGCTGCAGGCGATTTTCAACAACGCGGCCACCGCGATCTGCGTTATCGATCACGAACAGCGTTTCGTGCAGGTCAATAACAAGTGGTTGGAGGTGATGCAATACTCGCGGGATGATGTACTGCGGTTACTAATCGAAGACGTGCTGCCCGCCGAAGACCGTGAACTGGGCCGCGAGCGGGCGCAGCAACTACTGGACGGCGTGCTCGCCGATATGCGCTTAGAGCTCCGTTTCGTGCGGCGTGACGGCTGCGCGATTTGGGCTGATTTGTCAATTAACACACTGCGGAACGAACGCGGAGAGGTCGAGGCGCTCATCGGTGTCGCGGTGGATATCACCGAACGAAAGCGGGCCGAACAAGCGTTACAGCTTAGCGAAGAGCGGTACCGCATCATTTCCGAAATGACCTCCGATTACGCCTATTCTTTGCGGATTTCCGACGATGGTGAACCAGTCTTTGAATGGGTCACCGAAGCCTTCTACCGCACGACCGGCTACGCGCCGGAAGACATCTCGTTTACCGCGTCGTGGCAACGTATCGTTCACCCCGACGACGCCCACTTAGCGGTGGCCCATGCCGAGCGCTTGATGTCCGGCAACGCGGACACGACCGAATTACGCATCAAAACGAAGACGGGCGAAGTACGCTGGCTGCGATTGACCGGCCGGCCGATCATCGAGCAGAAAGAGGGGCGTGCGGTGCGCATGTACGGCGCGGCGGAGGACATCACCACACGCCGGCGTTTCGAGCAGGCGCTTCGCGATTCCGAAGCGGAGAAAGCGCTGATCCTCAGTTCGGTGTCCGAAGAGATCGTCCACTTGGACGGCGATTTGCGCGTCGTGTGGGCCAATCAAGCGGCCTTGGACCGCAATGGAATGCCGGCCGACGAGATGGTGGGCCGCCAGTGCAGTGAAATCTGGTTGGAACGCCGACATGTCTGTGATTGCTGCCCGACACGCCTGGCGCTATCGACCGGGAGGCCGCAGCGAGCCGATGTCTATTCGATGGGCGACTCCCGTGTGTGGCGTATTGAATCGAACCCGGTACTGGACGAAACGGGGGCCGTGGTGGGCGTGGTAGAGGTCGGCGACGAAATCACGCAACAACATCGCGCGGAGGAAGCGGCGCGTATGCACGAGCAGCAGATGATCCAGGCCGACAAAATGATCACCCTGGGCCATCTTGTCTCCGGCGTGGCGCACGAAATCAACAATCCGAACCAGTTTATCGTGGCCAACGTCGGCCCCTTGCGGACCATCTGTCACGATGTGCTGCCGCTGCTGGATCGCTACTGTGAAGAACACGGCGATTTTTTACTGGCGGGTCGCAACTACTCGGTGCGACGCGAACAGATGGCGATCATGTTCGTCAACATTATTGAAGGGAGCAAGCGCATCAAGGCGATTGTCGATGAATTGCGCGACTACGCCGGCGGTCGACCGAGTCAGGTCAAACAGCCGGTGGAGGTCAACGAGGTCGTCCGCTCGGCCATCGAATTGCTGCAAAACATGATCAAGAACGCCACGCACGAATTTCGCGTGGAGTACGGCGACGATTTGCCGTCGGTCCAAGGCAGTTTTCAGCGTTTGGAGCAGGTCGTGATCAATCTGCTGCAAAACGCGTGTCAGGCGGTCGCCGACGACGAAACGCCCATCGTCCTATCAACGCACGAGAATCCGAAAGGCGATATTACGATTGAAGTCAAAGACGGCGGCGTCGGCATCGCCGAGGAAGATCTGGTCCACATCATCGATCCCTTCTTCACGACCAAACGCAGCGCCGGCGGCACCGGCTTGGGGCTGTCGATCAGTGCCAAGATCGTCGCCGATCACAACGGCCGGTTGGAATTCGAAAGCAAACCGATGCGGGGGACCGTGGCGACCGTCACGCTGCCGCCGATGAAACCGGCCCACCGGAAGGGGGAAGCGTAG
- a CDS encoding sigma-54 dependent transcriptional regulator encodes MPHTAYPSLPILIVDDEIAAINGFTFTLETAGLTRTVGCQNSAEVMGLLAEQEYSVVLLDLSMPGKSGEKLLHEIVAQYADLPVIVVTGVDDVDTAVKCIKAGAFDYMVKPVEEGRLVTGVKRAIELRELRREYLSFRKRVLAGDLENPEAFAGIICRNAQMQSIFQYVETIAQSSMPVLITGETGVGKELIARALHRCSKATGEMITVNVSGLDDNMFSDTLFGHLRGSYTGADRARDGLVQAAAKGTLFLDEIGELRPESQVKLLRLLQEREFFPLGADVPRQSNARIIVATNRDLEKMKAEGAFRSDLFYRLQTHHVHIPPLIDRLDDLPLLVDHFLQKAADELNKPKPTPPRELNSLLATYHFPGNVRELESMILDAVSRHKSRMLSMKQISEYIDKRRSAQGEMPPPEVAQGQSPFALFEQLPTLKKAQQLLIDEAMRRAGQNQTLAAKLLGISQPGLSKAIKRQLD; translated from the coding sequence ATGCCGCATACGGCGTATCCAAGCCTGCCGATTCTGATCGTGGATGACGAGATCGCCGCGATTAACGGATTCACATTCACGCTGGAAACAGCAGGTCTCACGCGAACGGTAGGCTGCCAAAACAGCGCCGAGGTGATGGGCCTACTGGCCGAACAGGAATACAGCGTCGTGTTGTTGGATTTGTCGATGCCGGGAAAATCGGGCGAGAAACTATTGCACGAAATCGTCGCGCAGTATGCGGACCTGCCGGTGATCGTCGTCACGGGCGTCGATGATGTCGACACGGCCGTGAAGTGCATCAAAGCCGGGGCTTTCGACTACATGGTCAAACCCGTGGAAGAGGGCCGGCTGGTCACCGGCGTGAAACGCGCCATCGAACTAAGGGAATTGCGCCGCGAATACTTGTCTTTTCGTAAGCGCGTGTTGGCCGGTGATTTGGAAAATCCAGAAGCCTTTGCCGGAATTATCTGCCGAAACGCACAGATGCAATCAATCTTCCAGTACGTGGAGACCATCGCGCAATCCTCGATGCCGGTTCTTATCACCGGCGAGACGGGCGTCGGCAAGGAACTGATCGCACGGGCCCTTCACCGGTGCAGCAAAGCCACCGGCGAGATGATTACGGTGAACGTTTCGGGTCTGGACGACAACATGTTCTCCGACACGTTATTCGGACATTTGCGGGGCTCGTATACCGGCGCCGACCGCGCCCGTGACGGCCTCGTGCAAGCGGCTGCCAAGGGCACGCTCTTCCTGGACGAGATCGGCGAATTGCGGCCGGAAAGCCAGGTCAAGTTGCTGCGCCTATTGCAGGAGCGCGAATTCTTCCCGCTGGGCGCCGACGTGCCGCGGCAGTCCAACGCCCGAATCATCGTGGCCACCAATCGCGACTTGGAGAAAATGAAAGCCGAAGGCGCGTTTCGTAGCGATCTCTTCTACCGCCTACAAACGCATCACGTTCATATCCCGCCCCTGATCGACCGGCTCGACGACCTGCCGTTGCTGGTCGACCATTTTCTCCAGAAAGCGGCGGACGAATTGAACAAACCCAAGCCGACACCGCCGCGCGAACTGAATTCACTTCTGGCCACATACCATTTTCCCGGGAATGTTCGCGAACTTGAATCGATGATCCTGGATGCCGTGAGCCGCCATAAATCGCGCATGCTGTCGATGAAACAAATCAGCGAATACATTGATAAAAGACGTAGCGCCCAAGGTGAAATGCCGCCGCCGGAAGTCGCTCAGGGGCAGAGTCCCTTCGCGCTTTTTGAACAGCTACCCACCCTTAAAAAGGCGCAGCAATTACTCATCGACGAAGCCATGCGGCGTGCCGGACAGAACCAGACTCTCGCCGCGAAATTGTTGGGAATCTCGCAACCCGGGCTGAGCAAAGCGATCAAGCGCCAGCTGGACTAG
- a CDS encoding DUF2505 family protein → MQISGTFTIDAPVEAVMAAIRNPEMIEESEKSRDALNVEIRDLIQTDAEHDFEIHVDAYAIGLTGVDKSTVEHNLTIVQWNLATRVGTWVWKGGGKHAKRVTISGAYRLTEKGGKTDMDLTVDIEIPIPVVGKRIAGKVASEFEKQWLPYAARVERWAKKA, encoded by the coding sequence GTGCAAATCTCCGGAACCTTTACCATCGATGCCCCGGTCGAAGCCGTTATGGCCGCGATTCGCAACCCGGAAATGATCGAGGAAAGCGAAAAAAGCCGTGACGCGCTGAACGTGGAAATCAGGGATCTGATCCAAACCGACGCCGAACACGACTTCGAAATCCACGTCGACGCGTATGCCATCGGCTTGACCGGCGTGGATAAAAGCACTGTGGAACACAACCTGACCATCGTTCAGTGGAACCTGGCGACGCGTGTCGGAACCTGGGTATGGAAGGGCGGCGGCAAGCACGCGAAGCGCGTTACAATTTCCGGCGCCTATCGTCTGACCGAGAAGGGCGGCAAAACCGACATGGATCTGACCGTCGACATCGAGATTCCGATTCCGGTCGTCGGGAAAAGGATAGCGGGCAAAGTGGCCTCCGAGTTCGAAAAGCAATGGCTGCCCTACGCGGCCCGCGTCGAGCGTTGGGCGAAGAAGGCTTAG
- a CDS encoding response regulator, with amino-acid sequence MDRKTVLIVDDDVDYLTQMRIQLEAAGFTVIEAESEAEASKILAEQTPDIAIVDLMMENMDGGFVLCHRIKKRTPHVPVIMVTAVTSETGMEFDTTAEGSETWLKADAVLTKPARFEQLKREIDRLLTNG; translated from the coding sequence ATGGATCGCAAAACCGTATTGATTGTTGACGACGATGTGGATTATTTGACCCAGATGAGGATCCAGCTTGAGGCGGCCGGATTTACGGTCATTGAAGCCGAGAGCGAAGCTGAAGCAAGCAAAATTCTTGCCGAACAAACGCCCGACATCGCCATCGTGGACTTGATGATGGAGAATATGGACGGCGGATTCGTGTTGTGCCACCGCATCAAAAAGCGCACTCCGCACGTGCCCGTGATTATGGTGACGGCCGTAACAAGCGAAACCGGCATGGAATTCGATACCACCGCCGAGGGTAGCGAAACGTGGCTGAAAGCTGACGCCGTGCTGACCAAGCCGGCGCGTTTTGAGCAACTCAAGCGGGAAATCGACCGACTCTTGACGAACGGGTAG